The segment TGTTCTCTCCCTCTGGCGCTATGTCGCTGTCCGCCATGTATAGCTTGTGGAGGGACCTACCAAAAATTGAAGACCCCACCAATCTAAAGGCTACCATTTGCTTTTCAAAAATGCCAAATTCGCCGGTTTTGGCCTGGTGGCAAGTCTCTGGTTTATATCGTAGATATATTGAAAGAGCGCCATTTTCAGAATTCACCAAAGATATATTTCGGGGCAATATAGCGAGTTGGGGGCTGGTGATTAACTCGTTCACTGAGTTGGAACGAGACTATTTGGATTATCTGGCGAATGAGTTGGGCCACGATAGAGTTTGGGATGTTGGGCCGTTACATTTTCTGGATGGAGAAAAATCTGGGCTAATGGATAGGGGCGGGCCCAGTTCGGTTTCGGCTGACGACATACTGACGTGGCTGGACACGTGCGGAGATAACACGGTGGTCTACGCTTGCTTCGGAAGCCAAGCGGTGTTGAATAACAGGCAAATGGAGGGCCTGGCACTAGGCTTGGAGAAGAGCGGGGCCAGGTTTATCTGGTCCATCAAGGAGCCCACGAATGAGCACGTGGAGGGAGATCACTGGGCACTCCCACCTGGATTCGAAGATCGTGTGGCTGGGACTGGGAGAGGCCTTATAATAAGAGGGTGGAGCCCACAAGTCATGATACTGAGTCACCGAGCCGTGGGCGCGTTCTTGACTCATTGCGGGTGGAATTCGATACTAGAAGGACTTGTGGCTGGGGTGTCGATGCTTGCATGGCCCATGGCGGCTGACCAGTTTTTGAACTCAATTCTGTTGGTCAACGAGTTGAAAGTGGCGGTGAAGGTGTGCGAGGGGGCAGAAAGTGTTCCTGACTCGACCGAGTTGGCTCGAGCGGTGACGTTGTCGGTGAGTGAGAACTGGGCAGCGAGAGAGCGGGTCACCGAGTTAAGAAGGGCAGCGCTGGAAGCAATCAAACCAGGTGGGAGTTCAGCGAAGAATTTAGATGCATTGGTGAAGTATTTATCCGAATTCAATTTACaggaaaaataatagaattttttaattgtatagTAAAACTTTCCTTCCAACCGTCTTTCACCCTTCACaatcattctttcttttcatcaCCTCTTTactttgacaattgtttttccaaaaattcaaattatcaGGCATCATGAGAGTACCCCCTTCAACATCCTAGAAGTTTGGCCTTTCAGTTTGCACTCGACATAACATTAGGAGATCCGAAactatatcataaaaataagataatctAGGACGCCGCTTGGGAATAGAAGGTGTCACCACAACTGGATCTAAAATTATTTGGCTGAGTCTAGTTCACTGGAATCAAACTCCGTTAGTGGACGGTGGACCCAGAAATAGGATGCCCCTGCACATGTCCATTGGTGCCCTTTTCACATTTCAGCTCCTTGAGTCGCTCCACCAAGTCGTCTAAATCTCTATCAGAGCTGCCTCCATTGGCTGCGCTCAAGGCTGCGTCGCGTAGTTCCATGGCTCGAACCTTCTCCGGCCTGCTTCCATCCACTGCCTCTGATAATATCCGAGCCAACTCAGTTGAATCGGGAACTCTCCGAGTCTCCTCAGCAACTCGGATCCCTACACCTACCTCATTAACCAACAAGTTAGCATTGGTGTATTGGTCAGCGCCCATTGGCCACGTCAGCATCACCAAGCCGGCGGCCAGCCCCTCCAGGGTGGAATTCCAGCCACAGTGAGTCAAGAATGCACCCACGGCTCGGTGCCTCAGTATCCGCACCTGCGGGGCCCACCCCCTTATCACAAAACCTCTGTTGCCCACACGATCTTCGAACCCCTCTGGGATCACGCCGCTTTCGCTTTCCACGTCCCCTTTTCCCTGTTGTCTCACACACCAGATAAAATTGACTCCGCTTGCCTCCAATGCAGCAGCCAACACAACCATTTGCTGATTTGGAAGACTAGTACGACTCCCAAAGCATATATAAACAACAGAATCATTTTCGCACTGATCAAGCCACGATAGCACCTTATGAGATGGCACCGCGCTGGACCCACCCCGTTTTGCATCATCATCCTCAGGTGCCGGCAGTAAGGGACCCACTGCCCAGACCCGGTTGTGACCCATGAGTTTCTTCATAGCCTCGATGTAAACTCGTTCCAACTCAGTGAACGTGTTGACGACCAGACCCCAACTCGCTATGTTGTCCAACATGCAATTCCTAAAAAATTCCTTATCTGGGTCTCCATCCTCAAGATTGCGATACAGCATAGAGATCTGCCACCATGGGTAACTTGGGGAATTGGGAATGCTAGGAAAGGAAACCATGAAATCGTGGTTCTCGGGTTCATCATTCTTGGGTCGGTCGCGCCACACGGCATAACCAACAGAGAGACCCAAGACGCCGCATGGGGAGAAGACAATATGTGACACGCCCAGCTGGCAGGCAATTTTGTGTGTCCCACTCAAGAAAAAATCAGATACAATGGCCACAGGCGGATTAGGGTGGGAGTGGAACCACTGGATGATGTCATCAGATATTCCAGTCATGGCCCGCAAGTTAAACAGGAGATTTTTGGCTGACACAGGACCTGATTCCGGTAGGGGAAGAACCAGGCTTTGAAAAGAAGAAGGGTACTTGGAGAGGAGGGAATCGAGTAAGGGGAGATTTGAGGGTGTAACCAAAACGGTGACTTCTAGGCCGCGGCTGAGTAATTTAGTGGCGAGGTCGAGGATGGGGATGATATGGCCTGAACTATAAAAAGGGTAGAGGAGGACGTGAGCAGCGGCGGTGGTCAACATGGTCGTAGCTTCAGGGCCttatagaaaggaaaagaaggaaaaatggagATGTAAAAAGATTTGGGGGTGTTCCAGGCTTTTATAGCTAGATTAACCTTGGAGAAGACGTATCACAGAGTCTATTTCCAGCTTCTTTCTTAGGCTCAGTGGTTTCCACACCACACCTCCTGTTTGTTGAATATCTCGCCGATTATTACGTCATCCATTACGTTTGTTTTCAGTTGGATTGCTTTAGTGGGAAAGCTTTCGAGCTCAGTCTTGATTAGCAAGTTAGCGTCCTTAGACCGTGGAtttatattttggaaaaattgtgTTAAATGAGGGTATGGGAATGACATTTAGGAAAAAGAAGCTGGGAGCTTGTGCAACGACTAAAGCTTTTTGACCATTTTCACTAAAGAGTacggttatgtttgatttccatAAACTTTGATGGAAAATGTGATGTAAAGAAAGTAAGGATAAAGCGTaggagaaggaaagaaaaaaaagtgtaggaaaataaataatgaatttaaaattaggaaattattttttatattattttattttaatttttttggactaaataattttaaaatatataaatttataagcaatttcaattcttccttaacattttttaggaatcaaatataacataaGAATTTTTTACAACCGCAACATGGGTTCCCCAAACTGTCaccccttttatttatttattttcatatacattttttatttttgtgtttgaaatttgttaagtatgaattaattattttaataatttttaataaaatcacttttagttttaaaaatgagtaaTTATTGAAGTATATCGTGAGTTTTGTTTGATTTCactattataattatttgattgacAATATTAATTGAAATACAAGAAACATAAACtcaatttattattggttttatttttaatttaatttatttagttattataattattttattaagtatATTGCCTAGTTAATGTTATAATTAATGGTATTTAAacacataaaattttatatattaagattaaatgaaattatatggGTAGAAATGTAAGAATGATATATAtagttatattatatttacaataaatataaatgattataaataaataaatagtgtaagtaagtttctatttatagattaaaattattgattagTTTGAATGGTTAGATGGATTCAAATAGTAAGATATAAGAGTTAATTAAAAGGTTTGAGTAATCATAAACATAGAGATTTAACTAAGCgaatttcaaataataacaTGTAAGAAATAAAAGATTGATTTCAAACACTCGATATTATGAgtacattttaaattttgattattttgttatcatgcTTCTAAGATTTGAGGATAACCTCCACACGATGTTATGATTTAGCGATGGATTTGCATGCATTTATGCAAGTGTAATTCATAGAGAAGTGAACAATTAGATAGTAAGGGGAACCAACAGGAAAGTACAAAGTAATTAACAAATGAACATTGTAAGCCCCTTGATTTTGTCCTTGGTAGCATAATATATACATGTTCATGTACATACTCATGTCCTCATGCATTTGATTTAGCAAGGGGTATTGATCAGACATTTCCATTGCCTCTAGGCTTGAAAAGATTGTTTTAAATGTATAAAGATTACTCAAATAATATGGTCACGTGAGAGTTATGACATAGTAGATTTATTTCTTACATGATTGTATTATTAATTACTTTCTTTTATACTCGTGCATCTTGCTTATTTTTGCATTTGTATTCACGCATTTGGAACACACATATATCCATCCAATTCCAAATAGCCAAGCTTGGTCTACCAAATTTTGTATACTCATATTATGGGTGTATTCAATCATTTGGAATGTATTTTTCCTTTGACATGTATCATTATTTGGTCAGGTTAAGGCCTTTGATTATACTATTGCTTGTTATTTCAACTAAGATTTGAAATATCagtaaatatgaatatatataagtatttaaattttatggatatatcgaaaatatcggagaaatatctgtggacattttgataaaaatatcgataagacaaaaatgattcaaaattcatgaaaatatttagagaaattacaaaaaaaaaagataaaataaataaaatatacatgttaaatttattttttaagtgtaaTTGGTATATGTatggttaaaaagaaaaatatcaataagtAAGGATATGTCGGTATTAATAATttactatttatctaatcaaattaattttaatttataaaatattataacttaattattattattttagtatttttttgaataaatttatatttttaatattttaaaataaaaacattcataattaaaaaaaattaaaaggataaatagaaaaattttaaaaataaaatgatagtaattttttaaattatgattaatgagataaatgataatacatttaatatttaaactataatttacttaattcaaatgtatttaataatataaaataacttatgatgcatatataactttttaatatttaattatcatataaataatattaaaaagtatttgtTAAGAAGATTATAATGatggtttttatatatttattaattaattaaatgaaaattagaataaaataattaaaatttatttatttattttttaataatgaactttAACATAATTATTATCATCATATATTAACAAATGAGAACTTACTCTAGTGTCAATCAAGCTTGTACTCAAGCCTTTTGGTCTAGGTTCGAATCCCGATACGCTTTAACGGGCAACATGTTGGCGAGAGGTAGCGTGAGTCTTTCTTAGCGTGAGTCTTTCTCCAATAGTTGctatttttcaaacaatgatCTCAACCAAGTTGGTCATTTGGCATGGAGCTACACATGTGTTATATGACTATTGCCTTTGGAAAGACGTGGAGATCTTGTGGAATATCACATAATGATGTCATGGGTGGATTTTCTAAGGCGGTATACTTGTTTGTAGATGTACACATAGAGAGATATGGAGACTCTAGTTATTATCAAATGACATTTACAAATAAGAAACGTAACTATGATTTTTCcctcaaatatatttatcagagtttattttctttaaaatttatctaaatataaaataataaaaataaatttaattaataaaaaaaatttattatcttttttttaaattctattaaaccataaaataataatataatagtcaaatataaaagaaataaaaatataaaattacaaataaaataataaacattttcaaataaaaaataatgatatatattattttctttaaaaaaaaacaacttcaacATGTGGATGACggttttatttcttactttAGAGggttttttaacatattttttgagttttgatcGTTTTCTATTTCATACAAAtttcatttaatgtttttatattttcgtATGATACGATGACATTCTTTTCATCTTTGCATCCCTCCACGATGTAATGTACTTTATTTATGGAAAGGGTACGTGAACATGGCAGGAGCTATGGGCCATGGCGAAATTTAATGAACTACACATTGAAGCTGGCACAAGCCAGATCCCATAACAGACACGACGTAGGACATGACGTAGAAAAGAGCAAAAGAGTCAAATCATTACGGCTGCGGCTCATTatgagctttgacccaaaatactACGGAAAATTCGGTACCTAccgaaaaaacatttttgaccGTTAGACGAAGGTGGTTCAATCCGGACCgtttatgtatttaaaaaagaaaaaaaagaaataagttaCAGGTTGCCGGTAAACTTGTAATAAGAGTGTTGTTCTTCTATGAAATTAGTATGGTGGTTTTGTGTGTTGTTCTTGGATAATGTTGAGGGGTTTTGgtgaattttttgtttgtttgcttgttcttttttgttgaggggtattttcttttttttccttgagtGTGGGCTTTGGGTGAGTTGATCTGGATCTGTGTTTTTTGTAGCTACATTTTCTTGCTGTTTTAGGGGTTTTGCAGGCTGGGTTTTCTTGGGAAACCTTTGGTGTGGGAAAATGAGGGAAGTAAACACATTGTGGAGAAAAATATGGGATGCTTGCAGAGATGGGAGTTTGGTCTGGTTTTGCTGGTGGTGTGGAGGTTTTAACAAGTTGGGTTTGTGGGGAAGTTCCCAGACCAGGAAATGAGTCACCTTTCAACTGATTTTTGCTTGCAATTCATGGTTTCATAGTCTTCACATTTCAGTCTTGTTTTCCTTCTCATCTTTGTCATTGATTTACTGTATTATTAAATGATGGCAATGAACTTTCTTATTTTGACTTACTTTTTGTTGGAACGAGTCCATCAAGATTGGTTTACTATTCATGATGCTGATtgtgtttgttctttttctatatttttttttatttgattcttgcAGAGATTTGGTGGGTTGTgtttctgaaaaagaaaaactctttCTAGTGTAGCggggaggggaaaaaaaaaaggattttgatCAGACTTtggaaatggaatttcaaaattgggGGAAATTTAGGGGTTTCTCAACTCATACTGGGTGTTGCTGGTTGGATTTTATTTGATGGGTTTGTGTTGACAGGTTTGGATCTAACTGTGGATGGGTTTTGGTTCTTGTAGGAATTTGGAGAGTCTGGTCACcgtaaaaaatacattaaatttgtGTACAAGAAAAAATGGCTAGGATTTTCATGGTTATATGTGCTATGGTGATTTTCTGCTCTTcgttaacattttaaaatattttaaaatacatataattcacaataaaaataattatttcttaaaatgatattttacatGTGAGGTTAATAACACCAtttgactatttttatttttttttaccgtGAGAATTGagatcaataaaataagaaattttaaaattttaaaatataattaaaaaaaaaactttaaagctaaaaatataaaaataaaattttaactttcacTTTACTAAATTACACtagtaaaaaatatagattcaagaaagaattcaaaatacaataaaagtcaatatttttttttaaatttttaagttttttggttttaattatatttaatttttaagtattttagttttaattgtatttaaaatttcttatttgattGTTGATGTCAATTAACAGAATTTTTATAGGTGGgtggatttatataatattggacataaaatgattattaattagaaaattagaaagattttatttatcacttgaggattttgaagaatttttttcaaaatgattttcaaatcatagtatataataaaaaaattataatatatttatttgtaagatacttttatcaaattgaaatgataaattatatttttgataattttatttaatattatcaagtaaaagagtattttaagaaataattatccGACTTATGAAAAATgacatatatttataaataaatgaagataaaagtaatttataaaaattgaggttttttttttatattttttaaattggtaaattaaaatccattttttcacaaaataaattttataatttacacCAAGTTTATACcccatctcacaaagttcgtatccCATTTTATAatgttcgtaccatctcttagaaagttcgtaccctttctGAGAAAGTTCATAACCTCTCTtataaagttcgtaccctctcttacaaagttcatactctttcttagaaagttcgtatcatctcttacaaagttcgcaccctctcttacaaagtttgtaccatctTTTACAAAGTTCATatcctctcttacaaagttcgtaccatctcttacaaagttcgtacactctctcagaaagttcataccctctcttagaaagttcataccatgtcttagaaagttcgtaccatgttttagaaagttcgtaccatctcttagaaagtttgtaccatctcatagaaagttcgtaccatgtcttagaaagttcgtacactctcttcGAAATTTCGTACCccctcttagaaagttcgtaccatgtcttagaaagttcgtactcactcttagaaagttcgtaccctgtcttagaaagttcgtaccctatcttagaaagttcgtaccctgtcttagaaagttcgtaccctatcttagaaagttcgtactctctcttagaaagttcgtactctctcttaaaaagttcgtacaccctcttagaaagttcgtaccatctcttagaaagttcgtaccttcTCTTACAATGTTCCTAcattctcttagaaagttcatacatTCTCTTAGAAAGTctgtaccctctcttagaaagttcatacaatttcttagaaagtttgtaccatctcttagaaagttcgtaccatttTTTACAATGTTTGTATCCTCtattagaaagttcgtacactctcttacaaaatattgatgacaatttcataacaaatgactaaatgctctcaattggattaataataactcagaaaaaaattaaaaaatctagatgttataaatcattacatatttaaatgtcatttaacatgacatttctacctacaatagttatatgtaaatggaaaaaaaaatcaaatgttaccttttaacacttgtaatcacttgacatccttcaagacatatatagcttcatcttcaaatttaatttatgaacaatatatatatatatatatatatatatatatattaataacaaattgataacaaaattttataataaactcataaaaaattctaaaatcgttatttaacatcacatttcttcccacaacaattatatttggataaaaaaaaatatcaaatattacctttgacacttgtaatcacttgaaatccttcattttcttcatataatacaaattttaaattctctctcaaaaagttttaaacttgatcttgaaatttgattcatcaaaatacatcttacatattttgtaatttggtagttgaaattatttaattttcatattaaattactatccctttttttatatatgaataatgagagtataagagTTGTTGgtaggattttccttttttaaatagagttaggtaatgcattaaataacaaattatatttgatatttaataataaattataaaaatttataatatttagatatatatgaaatgcatgtgattatttctcaccaacaagtcatctttaccggtttgataagtttttataaattttttaatgatatgtacTTTACACATGTCATCTTTTTATTGGGGTCAAATGTGGGTAGGTACCCCTAAAATGAAGAGTGGGTACCATAGAACAGCCcactacatttaaaaaaaaaaatccataaagtaCCCCCTTTCTAAAATAATGTCTGTCTACACCATGTAGATTGTCACATCATAAAACCTCCTTTCTAAAATAATGCTTAATCTAACGTGTCTACACCACATAGATTGCCACATCATAAAATCGTAGTTGATAGCtacgattttattttttaaaaatagtcaaaaccGCAGTCaccaaccacggttttaactttaagtttaaaaccgtagttggtgactacggctttgactatttttaaaaacagttaaagtcgtagtcaccaactacggctttaactttaatattatatatatatatataattttaatttttttaaataaaatattatattattttgattttatattgattaaaaatatgtaagtgatgtaataaaaatatttaattttaattgatctcattatttaaagaatagtaatatatgaaattaaataattgatgtctttaatttgatataaaaatatattttgataattttattaaaatatttggcactatactcaatataaatataattaattacaaatatactattttatacccttaagaatattatattattttgtaactttgtgcAAAAATTAAAGGTAATTATACACttgtacaaaatataatatgacttcaagtgagtaaataattggaaaattacttaaatacaacaaaaataattttttttttcatttttctcctttcaaaatgggatcaaaatggaatggaaagacttaaaatgttaaacttaaaatgccaacctaaaagaatttgttttttcacttcttaaaatatagaattgtagaaagaaaatacctttgttttccaatcaattcactatttagtttaattgttttggtaaatagatgaaaatgcttttggaatatttttgtaaattcattgataataagaaaaatgtttcttattggGTACTAATGGGAGTTTTgggcaaaaatgatttctttaaaacaagaaattcataaaataattttcaatgtgaTGTGTGTCTTATTCATATGGGTATTCACATCACAAAACTAGTAAtcatgatttttgatttttttttaaatagtcaaaatatctttactctggttataaaataacaaatggtgcccaattaggtaggactttacaaatgagtggctagtttcaaatttgttacatttaaggtgaacaaatccaaatgtcaacaatt is part of the Vitis riparia cultivar Riparia Gloire de Montpellier isolate 1030 chromosome 17, EGFV_Vit.rip_1.0, whole genome shotgun sequence genome and harbors:
- the LOC117905225 gene encoding UDP-glycosyltransferase 89B2; its protein translation is MTVLDSGAGAHVLVFPFPSQGHMIPLLDLTHQLATRGLSITVLVTPQNLSLLNPLLSKHPSIRTLVLPFPPHPSIPAGVENSKDLSGKYFGAMLITLGELYNPIVDWFRTHPSPPVAIISDMFLGWTQQLACELGIHRVVFSPSGAMSLSAMYSLWRDLPKIEDPTNLKATICFSKMPNSPVLAWWQVSGLYRRYIERAPFSEFTKDIFRGNIASWGLVINSFTELERDYLDYLANELGHDRVWDVGPLHFLDGEKSGLMDRGGPSSVSADDILTWLDTCGDNTVVYACFGSQAVLNNRQMEGLALGLEKSGARFIWSIKEPTNEHVEGDHWALPPGFEDRVAGTGRGLIIRGWSPQVMILSHRAVGAFLTHCGWNSILEGLVAGVSMLAWPMAADQFLNSILLVNELKVAVKVCEGAESVPDSTELARAVTLSVSENWAARERVTELRRAALEAIKPGGSSAKNLDALVKYLSEFNLQEK
- the LOC117905226 gene encoding UDP-glycosyltransferase 89B2-like is translated as MLTTAAAHVLLYPFYSSGHIIPILDLATKLLSRGLEVTVLVTPSNLPLLDSLLSKYPSSFQSLVLPLPESGPVSAKNLLFNLRAMTGISDDIIQWFHSHPNPPVAIVSDFFLSGTHKIACQLGVSHIVFSPCGVLGLSVGYAVWRDRPKNDEPENHDFMVSFPSIPNSPSYPWWQISMLYRNLEDGDPDKEFFRNCMLDNIASWGLVVNTFTELERVYIEAMKKLMGHNRVWAVGPLLPAPEDDDAKRGGSSAVPSHKVLSWLDQCENDSVVYICFGSRTSLPNQQMVVLAAALEASGVNFIWCVRQQGKGDVESESGVIPEGFEDRVGNRGFVIRGWAPQVRILRHRAVGAFLTHCGWNSTLEGLAAGLVMLTWPMGADQYTNANLLVNEVGVGIRVAEETRRVPDSTELARILSEAVDGSRPEKVRAMELRDAALSAANGGSSDRDLDDLVERLKELKCEKGTNGHVQGHPISGSTVH